Proteins from a single region of Bos mutus isolate GX-2022 unplaced genomic scaffold, NWIPB_WYAK_1.1 CTG1431, whole genome shotgun sequence:
- the LOC102267256 gene encoding melanoma-associated antigen B17 — MPRKHKNKQHAHGKRHQVQGDTQEAQASAAAAPGEECPSSPSSAPQGSPPSSPAAGDRQELQGAMAPSSPVAEASWAGSEEGAQGPEEESADAARAALLTRSIRKDPLMRKASMVMDFLLERYTKKEPITQNGMLNVIGRKYKQHFPEILSRASERVELVFGLELKEVDCSRNIYTLVNKFSLGVEEGSSDEEELPKSGLLMALLGIIFMKGNRATKEEIWDFLSVLGIYAGKKHSIFGEPRKLITKDLVQKGYLNYRQVPNSDPPGYEFLWGPRAYAETTKMKVLEVLAKIQDKVPSSFPDLYDEALRDQVERAALRGAARAPTMAEASAPTRAKSYSSSHI; from the coding sequence ATGCCTCGGAAGCACAAAAACAAGCAACATGCCCATGGGAAACGCCACCAGGTCCAGGGGGACACTCAGGAGGCCCAGGCCAGTGCTGCTGCAGCCCCAGGAGAGGAGTGCCCATCCTCCCCCTCTTCTGCCCCTCAGGGTTCTCCCCCGAGCTCCCCTGCTGCTGGCGATCGCCAGGAGCTTCAGGGAGCCATGGCCCCTAGCTCTCCTGTTGCAGAGGCTTCCTGGGCAGGATCTGAGGAAGGTGCCCAGGGCCCCGAGGAGGAAAGTGCAGATGCCGCCCGGGCAGCCCTGCTCACTCGGAGCATTCGCAAAGATCCTCTGATGAGGAAGGCCAGCATGGTGATGGATTTCCTGCTGGAGAGGTACACCAAGAAGGAGCCCATCACACAGAACGGCATGCTGAATGTCATCGGCAGGAAGTACAAGCAGCACTTCCCTGAGATCCTGAGCAGAGCCTCTGAGCGCGTGGAGCTGGTGTTTGGCCTGGAGCTGAAGGAAGTCGACTGCAGCAGGAACATCTACACCCTCGTCAACAAGTTCAGTCTCGGGGTTGAGGAAGGTTCAAGTGATGAGGAGGAGCTGCCCAAGTCTGGTCTCCTCATGGCGCTCCTGGGCATCATCTTCATGAAGGGTAACCGTGCCACCAAGGAGGAGATCTgggatttcctcagtgtgttggGGATCTATGCTGGGAAGAAGCACTCCATCTTTGGGGAGCCCAGAAAGCTCATCACCAAAGATCTGGTGCAGAAGGGGTACCTCAACTACCGCCAGGTGCCCAATAGTGATCCTCCGGGCTACGAGTTCCTGTGGGGCCCGCGAGCTTATGCTGAGACCACTAAGATGAAGGTGTTGGAAGTTCTGGCCAAGATCCAGGATAAGGTCCCGAGTTCCTTCCCAGACCTCTATGATGAGGCTCTGAGAGATCAGGTGGAGAGAGCAGCGCTGAGAGGCGCGGCCAGGGCTCCAACAATGGCTGAAGCCAGTGCCCCTACCCGGGCCAAGTCCTACAGCTCCTCCCATATCTAG